The following coding sequences lie in one Lysobacter capsici genomic window:
- a CDS encoding M2 family metallopeptidase, protein MKHVRALLALGVAAAVIGLSGCKKEPVPSPSTSTAPAAAPEGETADQFIARVNDEYKKMYPEMTAAQWLSSTYINDDSQLLSAKANERYLTQLNSWIEQSKKFEGKQMSPATARAIQLLKIGTAMPAPKDPAKLAELTQIATRMEGMYGSGSYCSGPGDTDCRQLGDLEDVLRNSRDYDAQLDAWKGWHTISKPMRKDYTRFVELVNEGAQNLGYADTGELWRSGYDMSPAELAAETDRLWGQVKPLYEQLHCYTRSRLESKYGVDKGQTGGGMLPAHLLGNMWQQDWGNLWDVLAPYTEQQAGSLDINGALARQYQQALDAQEAKSSGERSPLEQAQLEVDANLANAKQMTERAQDFYVSLGMPKLPDSYWAKTQFIKPRDRDVVCHASAWDMNMSGDVRTKMCIKPNEEDFTTIYHELGHVYYYLAYNKQPPLFQTGAHDGFHEAIGDTIVLAMTPKYLQSIGMVGNQQQSNEALINAQMRMALAKVSFLPFGLMIDRWRWGVFDGSIKPDAYNKAWWELKAKYQGVAPVQARGEEFFDAGAKYHVPGNTPYTRYFLSHILQFQFYKSLCDAAGYKGPLYECSFYGNKAAGAKFEAMLSKGASQPWQQTMKELTGGEKMDASAVLEYFAPLQTWLKQQNEGKSCGWQAAGAAAPVSPAKPAVKTDAKAKPAQG, encoded by the coding sequence ATGAAACATGTCCGCGCCTTGTTGGCGCTCGGCGTCGCTGCGGCCGTGATCGGCCTGAGCGGCTGCAAGAAGGAACCCGTCCCCTCCCCGAGCACCTCCACCGCTCCGGCCGCCGCGCCCGAGGGCGAGACCGCGGACCAGTTCATCGCGCGCGTCAACGACGAGTACAAGAAGATGTATCCGGAGATGACCGCCGCGCAGTGGCTGTCGTCGACCTACATCAACGACGACAGCCAGCTGCTGTCGGCCAAGGCCAACGAGCGCTACCTCACCCAGCTCAACAGCTGGATCGAGCAGTCGAAGAAATTCGAAGGCAAGCAGATGTCGCCGGCCACCGCGCGCGCGATCCAACTGCTCAAGATCGGCACCGCGATGCCGGCGCCGAAGGACCCGGCCAAGCTCGCCGAACTGACCCAGATCGCCACCCGCATGGAAGGCATGTACGGCTCGGGCAGCTATTGCAGCGGCCCTGGCGACACCGACTGCCGCCAGCTCGGCGATCTGGAAGACGTGCTGCGCAACAGCCGCGACTACGACGCCCAGCTCGACGCCTGGAAGGGCTGGCATACGATTTCCAAGCCGATGCGCAAGGACTACACGCGCTTCGTCGAACTGGTCAACGAAGGCGCGCAGAACCTGGGCTACGCCGACACCGGCGAGCTGTGGCGTTCGGGCTACGACATGAGCCCGGCCGAACTGGCCGCCGAGACCGACCGCCTGTGGGGCCAGGTCAAGCCGCTGTACGAGCAACTGCATTGCTACACCCGCTCGCGCCTGGAATCTAAGTACGGCGTCGACAAGGGCCAGACCGGCGGCGGCATGCTGCCGGCGCACCTGCTCGGCAACATGTGGCAGCAGGACTGGGGCAATCTGTGGGACGTGCTCGCGCCGTACACCGAGCAGCAGGCCGGCAGCCTCGACATCAACGGCGCGCTCGCGCGGCAGTACCAGCAGGCGCTCGATGCGCAGGAAGCCAAGTCCAGCGGCGAGCGCAGCCCGCTGGAACAGGCGCAGCTCGAAGTCGACGCCAACCTGGCCAACGCCAAGCAGATGACCGAACGCGCGCAGGACTTCTACGTCTCGCTCGGCATGCCCAAGCTGCCCGACAGCTATTGGGCCAAGACCCAGTTCATCAAGCCGCGCGACCGCGACGTGGTCTGCCACGCCAGCGCCTGGGACATGAACATGTCCGGCGACGTGCGCACCAAGATGTGCATCAAGCCGAACGAAGAAGACTTCACCACGATCTATCACGAGCTCGGCCATGTGTATTACTACCTGGCCTACAACAAGCAGCCGCCGCTGTTCCAGACCGGCGCGCACGACGGTTTCCACGAAGCCATCGGCGACACCATCGTGCTGGCGATGACGCCCAAGTACCTGCAGTCGATCGGCATGGTCGGCAATCAGCAGCAGAGCAACGAGGCGCTGATCAACGCGCAGATGCGCATGGCGCTGGCGAAAGTCTCGTTCCTGCCGTTCGGCCTGATGATCGACCGCTGGCGCTGGGGCGTGTTCGACGGCTCGATCAAGCCCGATGCGTACAACAAGGCGTGGTGGGAACTGAAGGCCAAGTACCAGGGCGTGGCGCCGGTGCAGGCGCGCGGCGAGGAATTCTTCGATGCCGGCGCGAAGTACCACGTGCCGGGCAACACGCCGTATACGCGTTACTTCCTCTCGCACATCCTGCAGTTCCAGTTCTACAAGTCGCTTTGCGACGCGGCCGGCTACAAGGGCCCGCTGTACGAATGCAGCTTCTACGGCAACAAGGCCGCGGGCGCGAAGTTCGAGGCGATGCTGAGCAAGGGCGCGAGCCAGCCGTGGCAGCAGACAATGAAGGAACTGACCGGCGGCGAGAAGATGGACGCCTCGGCGGTGCTGGAATACTTCGCGCCGCTGCAGACCTGGCTCAAGCAGCAGAACGAAGGCAAGAGCTGCGGCTGGCAGGCCGCGGGCGCTGCGGCGCCGGTGTCGCCGGCTAAGCCGGCGGTGAAGACCGATGCGAAGGCGAAGCCTGCGCAGGGTTGA
- a CDS encoding amidohydrolase family protein: MIAPHRRHALAPSLLALALACTATTAQAAGESADLLIRHAVVIDVTSGKTRANQTIAVKDARILAIVDDAKAKRFEAARSIDAQGKYAIPALWDMHVHFGGGDKLIEENKNLLPLYVAHGIAAVRDAAGDLSPSVFEWRDAINAGSLDGPTIFTSGPKLEGYKSIWPGDIEVGSHEEISKALDQLQGWKVDFVKITDNTLSPELFMDALKQAHARGLRVSAHVPFSLTIDEVSAAGLSSIEHIDYAYKAGSPQEAQIGAMVRRGEIDSKEGWNRIQSSFDERTARAAYKRLARRGTAVTPTLNGSFVTTYLDRNDHRGDDYLKYIGPGLQATYAWRVERAAKDDAAAIERRHQRYERDAAILPLLQRSGVTLLAGTDAGFLNSFNYPGVGLHDEMQRFVESGLTPLQTLQAATINGARFLGQEKLHGTLTAGKAADILLLDADPLRDIGATRRIDTFVLRGEVYDRKALDGMLEEVRKRVAAQKAE, encoded by the coding sequence ATGATCGCCCCGCACCGCCGCCACGCCCTCGCGCCGAGCCTGCTCGCTCTCGCCCTCGCCTGCACCGCCACGACCGCCCAGGCCGCCGGCGAATCCGCCGACCTGCTGATCCGCCATGCCGTGGTGATCGACGTGACCAGCGGCAAGACCCGCGCGAACCAGACCATCGCGGTCAAGGACGCGCGCATCCTGGCCATCGTCGACGACGCCAAGGCCAAGCGCTTCGAGGCCGCGCGCAGCATCGACGCGCAAGGCAAGTACGCGATCCCCGCGCTGTGGGACATGCACGTGCATTTCGGCGGCGGCGACAAGCTGATCGAAGAGAACAAGAACCTGCTGCCGCTGTATGTCGCTCACGGCATCGCCGCGGTGCGCGACGCCGCCGGCGATCTGAGCCCGAGCGTGTTCGAATGGCGCGACGCGATCAACGCCGGCTCGCTCGACGGCCCGACCATCTTCACCTCCGGTCCGAAGCTGGAAGGCTACAAGTCGATCTGGCCGGGCGATATCGAAGTCGGCAGCCACGAGGAGATCAGCAAGGCGCTGGACCAGTTGCAGGGCTGGAAGGTCGACTTCGTCAAGATCACCGACAACACCTTGTCGCCCGAGTTGTTCATGGACGCGCTCAAGCAGGCGCATGCGCGCGGCCTGCGGGTGTCGGCGCACGTTCCGTTTTCGCTCACCATCGACGAGGTCAGCGCGGCCGGGCTGAGTTCGATCGAACACATCGACTACGCCTACAAGGCCGGCTCCCCGCAGGAAGCGCAGATCGGCGCGATGGTCCGGCGCGGCGAGATCGACAGCAAGGAAGGCTGGAACCGCATTCAATCCAGCTTCGACGAACGCACCGCGCGCGCCGCCTACAAGCGCCTGGCGCGGCGCGGCACCGCGGTCACGCCGACCCTCAACGGCAGCTTCGTGACCACCTATCTGGATCGCAACGATCATCGCGGCGACGACTATCTCAAGTACATCGGTCCGGGCCTGCAGGCGACCTACGCCTGGCGGGTGGAGCGCGCGGCCAAGGACGACGCGGCCGCGATCGAACGCCGCCATCAGCGCTACGAGCGCGACGCCGCGATCCTGCCCTTGCTGCAACGCTCGGGCGTGACCTTGCTGGCCGGCACTGACGCGGGCTTTCTCAATTCCTTCAACTACCCCGGCGTGGGGCTGCACGATGAGATGCAGCGCTTCGTCGAGAGCGGCCTGACCCCGTTGCAGACCTTGCAGGCGGCGACGATCAACGGCGCACGTTTCCTCGGCCAGGAAAAACTGCACGGCACGCTCACTGCCGGCAAGGCCGCCGACATCCTGCTGCTCGACGCCGATCCGTTGCGCGACATCGGCGCGACCCGCCGCATCGATACGTTCGTGCTGCGCGGCGAGGTGTATGACCGCAAAGCGCTGGATGGGATGCTGGAGGAGGTTCGCAAACGCGTGGCGGCGCAAAAGGCGGAGTAA
- a CDS encoding helix-turn-helix domain-containing protein, translated as MRRSRQFHYPYRSLPGPLLLRYEALAVDTESALHQHPWGQLAFVESGSMAFVVEGQPFFAPPGYAVWIPPRMDHTSHNRREVKCRLINVAERYTPQLPKAPGIVRLHALFIAGVEDLFDRGIEIPQTPGDRRLARVLIDKLLATPMLQRFVPQSEDRLLAPILDALQHAPGDNTTLEQWAQRVHTTERTLSRRCRDELGMSFSQWRQRLRFQQSVPLLEQGRSVQQVAAQMGYASVSAFIAMFQQFSGTTPQKFRK; from the coding sequence ATGCGTCGCAGCCGCCAGTTCCACTATCCGTATCGCTCGTTGCCCGGCCCGCTGCTGCTGCGCTACGAAGCGCTGGCGGTCGATACCGAGAGCGCCTTGCATCAACATCCCTGGGGTCAGCTGGCGTTCGTCGAATCCGGCAGCATGGCGTTCGTGGTCGAAGGCCAGCCGTTCTTCGCGCCGCCGGGGTATGCGGTGTGGATTCCGCCGCGCATGGACCACACCTCGCACAACCGGCGCGAGGTGAAATGCCGGCTGATCAACGTCGCCGAGCGCTACACGCCGCAGTTGCCCAAGGCGCCGGGCATCGTGCGCCTGCATGCCTTGTTCATCGCCGGGGTGGAGGACTTGTTCGATCGCGGGATCGAGATCCCGCAGACGCCGGGTGACCGGCGCCTGGCGCGGGTGCTGATCGACAAGCTGCTGGCCACGCCGATGCTGCAACGGTTCGTGCCGCAAAGCGAAGACCGCCTGCTCGCGCCGATCCTCGACGCCTTGCAGCACGCGCCCGGCGACAACACCACCTTGGAGCAATGGGCGCAGCGCGTACACACCACCGAGCGCACCTTGAGCCGCCGTTGCCGCGACGAACTGGGCATGTCCTTCAGCCAGTGGCGGCAGCGCTTGCGCTTCCAGCAATCGGTCCCGCTGCTGGAGCAGGGCCGCAGCGTGCAGCAGGTGGCGGCGCAGATGGGTTACGCGAGCGTGTCGGCGTTCATCGCGATGTTCCAGCAGTTCAGCGGGACGACGCCGCAGAAGTTTCGGAAGTGA
- a CDS encoding DMT family transporter: protein MHLLLPILATLIWAGNTIVSKLSAGAIDPAAISFYRWLVALLALTPFLLPRVWKLRAQVRPYWRKLVVLSALGMVMYQSLAYFAAHSVSAMSMGLIVAAIPPMTMLIGMVVLKTRPSPGMLIGALISFAGLSWLLSGGHPARLLQQGLGRGEWMMLLAACSYALYGVLVKRWALPIPNGESLYLQIVCGTVLLLPGFLLAPSVALTAHNLPLVLYAGLLASTLAPWFWMHGLLRLGADKTAVLMNLTPVFTAVLAVLLLGEPLQAYHWIGGVLTLLGVAVAQVLRHRPVAVLRSQECAG from the coding sequence ATGCACCTGCTCCTGCCGATCCTCGCCACGCTGATCTGGGCCGGCAACACTATCGTCAGCAAACTCTCGGCCGGCGCGATCGACCCGGCGGCGATCTCGTTCTACCGATGGCTGGTCGCCCTGCTCGCCCTGACCCCGTTCCTGCTGCCGCGGGTCTGGAAGCTGCGCGCCCAGGTGCGTCCGTACTGGCGCAAGCTGGTGGTGCTGTCGGCACTGGGCATGGTGATGTACCAGTCGCTGGCCTATTTCGCCGCGCACAGCGTCAGCGCGATGTCGATGGGCTTGATCGTCGCGGCGATCCCGCCGATGACGATGCTGATCGGCATGGTCGTGCTCAAGACCCGGCCCTCGCCGGGCATGCTGATCGGCGCGCTGATCTCGTTCGCCGGCCTGAGCTGGCTGCTCAGCGGCGGACATCCGGCGCGACTGCTGCAACAGGGCCTGGGCCGCGGCGAATGGATGATGCTGCTGGCGGCGTGCTCGTATGCCCTGTACGGCGTGCTGGTCAAGCGCTGGGCGCTGCCGATTCCCAACGGCGAATCGCTGTACCTGCAGATCGTCTGCGGCACGGTGCTGTTGCTGCCCGGTTTCCTGCTGGCGCCGTCGGTGGCGCTGACCGCGCACAACCTGCCACTGGTGCTGTACGCCGGGCTGCTCGCTTCGACCCTGGCGCCTTGGTTCTGGATGCACGGGCTGCTGCGCCTGGGCGCGGACAAGACCGCGGTGCTGATGAACCTCACGCCGGTGTTCACCGCGGTGTTGGCGGTGCTGTTGCTCGGCGAGCCGTTGCAGGCGTATCACTGGATCGGCGGGGTGTTGACGCTGCTCGGCGTGGCGGTGGCGCAGGTGTTGCGGCACCGGCCGGTGGCGGTCTTGCGTTCGCAGGAATGCGCGGGTTGA
- a CDS encoding winged helix-turn-helix domain-containing protein — MPQRIDRIKNLAAVSQFRIGALLVQPDRLAIVRDGVTTALEPRMMEVLIALAERAGEVISAEQLLIEIWRGTFYGDNPVHKTIAQLRRRLGDSSREPDYIETIRKRGYRLVARVTFPDDYRSGLPRAAAWTQGSPYVGLRSFDQAHAGVFFGRSRATAELLATLREQLDSQRRFVLVSGASGCGKTSLLRAAVMPLLQQDGGFDGLHALTSAYFDLGACRGGDLLARLAQTLCDWSLDGRPLYLPGEAEILANQLRDTPAAVHARIDDAFARRTAHLAERAHLLLVVDHAEAAVAAPGIDARDRAEFGAALTALCASPRVAVIAITRSDFYPRLIESVPGLAELKAGDGHIDLLTPREGEIGQIIRAPAALAGLSFGEDPESSLRLDDLLRDAAAQHPDSLPLLQHTLQALYERQDEGGVLSVSTYRELGGLEGALAHRAEQVFAALPASAQASLERVLAALIVLRPDSDAVTGRRVLWSTLDDAAARELAEAFVRARLFVGELSGGEPGFGVAHEALLRQWPRAREWASENRQLLQARERLQRATRRWALEGRRADHLLNPGRPLAEAREAARRLPDDLGEDDRQFLQASERQQRRKQWLRVSAIAGLCVLTLAATGLGLQAWQARREAEQRRDQAQQLVGFMLGDLAEQLRPIGNLKLLDSVGSQALTYLERMPETEMQPRELVSHARALRTVGEVLMNQARFDEAHAAFERADDAARRALAGAPDSLDALAETGTTAYWLGYYAYQQNQYDPAEKHWRAYLRASEGLVARAPKDPRWQLELSYALNNLGTLAFVRLRSDEAAELFARSVAIKRALLAAKPADKSLRYELVDSLSWLSSAQDARGQLADAAKGYAAQTAMLRELVASEPEADAWRRKLATSLLRSSVLALDRGLADDAENEIAEAIRLLGALVEQQPDNRDWRRNLGHAYAHAGWVAHLRGAPALADERLRRAQQVLAPLLQQTEPLPDWRVLDLMVRLRMDQVASAPPQAAIDRLVADLDALHRQTPDDPPIVSMLARSLVWRGERYQRAGDDARARADWNRVRELLAKRVTDSRDRNLLEAWVRTQVHLGTRAQASTQIAWLQRAGYRHPGFVEFY; from the coding sequence ATGCCCCAACGCATCGACCGGATCAAGAACCTGGCGGCGGTATCGCAGTTCCGCATCGGCGCGCTGCTGGTGCAGCCCGACCGCCTGGCGATCGTGCGCGACGGCGTCACCACCGCGCTGGAACCGCGGATGATGGAAGTGCTGATCGCGCTGGCCGAGCGCGCCGGCGAAGTCATCAGCGCCGAGCAGTTGCTGATCGAAATCTGGCGCGGCACCTTCTACGGCGACAACCCGGTCCACAAGACCATCGCCCAGCTGCGCCGTCGCCTGGGCGACAGCAGCCGCGAACCGGACTACATCGAAACCATCCGCAAGCGTGGCTACCGGCTGGTCGCGCGAGTGACCTTTCCCGACGATTACCGCAGCGGCCTGCCGCGCGCGGCGGCGTGGACCCAGGGCAGCCCGTATGTCGGCCTTCGCTCGTTCGATCAGGCCCATGCCGGCGTGTTCTTCGGCCGCAGCCGCGCCACCGCCGAACTGCTGGCGACCCTGCGCGAACAACTCGACAGCCAGCGCCGCTTCGTCCTGGTGTCGGGCGCGAGCGGTTGCGGCAAGACCTCGCTGCTGCGCGCGGCGGTGATGCCGCTGCTGCAACAAGACGGCGGCTTCGACGGACTGCATGCGCTGACCAGCGCCTACTTCGACCTGGGCGCCTGCCGCGGCGGCGACCTGCTCGCGCGGCTCGCCCAGACCCTGTGCGACTGGTCGCTGGACGGCCGCCCGCTGTACCTGCCCGGCGAGGCCGAAATCCTCGCCAACCAACTGCGCGACACCCCGGCCGCGGTGCATGCGCGCATCGACGATGCGTTCGCGCGCCGCACCGCGCACCTGGCCGAACGCGCGCATCTGCTGCTGGTGGTCGACCACGCCGAGGCCGCGGTCGCCGCGCCGGGCATCGATGCGCGCGACCGCGCCGAGTTCGGCGCCGCGCTCACCGCGCTGTGCGCCTCGCCGCGCGTGGCGGTGATCGCGATCACCCGCAGCGACTTCTACCCGCGCCTGATCGAAAGCGTGCCCGGCCTGGCCGAACTCAAGGCCGGCGACGGCCACATCGACCTGCTCACTCCGCGCGAAGGCGAGATCGGCCAGATCATCCGCGCGCCCGCGGCGCTGGCCGGATTGAGTTTCGGCGAAGACCCGGAAAGCTCGCTGCGCCTGGACGACCTGCTGCGCGACGCCGCCGCCCAGCATCCCGATTCGCTGCCGCTGCTGCAGCACACCCTGCAGGCGCTGTACGAACGTCAGGACGAAGGCGGCGTGCTCAGCGTCAGCACCTACCGCGAGCTCGGCGGCCTGGAAGGCGCGCTCGCGCATCGCGCCGAACAGGTCTTCGCGGCGCTGCCGGCGAGCGCGCAGGCCAGCCTGGAACGGGTGCTCGCGGCGCTGATCGTGCTGCGTCCCGACAGCGACGCGGTCACCGGCCGGCGCGTGCTGTGGTCGACCCTGGACGACGCGGCCGCGCGCGAACTGGCCGAAGCCTTCGTGCGCGCGCGCCTGTTCGTCGGCGAACTCAGCGGCGGCGAACCGGGTTTCGGCGTCGCCCACGAAGCGCTGCTGCGGCAATGGCCGCGCGCGCGCGAATGGGCCAGCGAGAACCGGCAACTGCTGCAGGCGCGCGAACGCCTGCAACGCGCGACCCGGCGCTGGGCGCTGGAAGGCCGCCGCGCCGATCACCTGCTCAACCCGGGCCGGCCGCTGGCCGAAGCGCGCGAGGCCGCGCGTCGCCTGCCCGACGATCTGGGCGAAGACGACCGCCAGTTCCTGCAGGCCTCCGAGCGCCAGCAGCGGCGCAAGCAATGGCTGCGGGTCAGCGCGATCGCCGGCCTGTGCGTGTTGACCCTCGCCGCGACCGGCCTGGGCCTGCAAGCCTGGCAGGCGCGGCGCGAAGCCGAGCAACGCCGCGATCAGGCCCAGCAACTGGTCGGTTTCATGCTCGGCGACCTGGCCGAACAACTGCGTCCGATCGGCAACCTGAAACTGCTCGACAGCGTCGGCAGCCAGGCCCTGACCTACCTGGAGCGCATGCCGGAAACCGAAATGCAGCCGCGCGAACTGGTCAGCCACGCGCGCGCACTGCGCACGGTCGGCGAAGTGCTGATGAACCAGGCGCGTTTCGACGAAGCGCATGCCGCGTTCGAACGCGCCGACGACGCGGCGCGGCGCGCGCTGGCCGGCGCGCCCGATTCGCTCGATGCATTGGCCGAGACCGGCACCACCGCGTACTGGCTGGGCTATTACGCTTATCAGCAGAATCAGTACGATCCGGCGGAAAAACATTGGCGGGCGTACTTGCGCGCCAGCGAAGGCCTGGTCGCGCGCGCGCCGAAGGACCCGCGCTGGCAACTGGAGCTGTCGTACGCGCTCAACAATCTGGGCACGCTCGCGTTCGTGCGCCTGCGCAGCGACGAAGCGGCCGAGTTGTTCGCGCGCTCGGTCGCGATCAAGCGCGCCCTGCTCGCGGCCAAGCCGGCCGACAAATCGCTGCGCTACGAGCTGGTCGACAGCCTGTCGTGGCTGAGCAGCGCGCAGGACGCACGCGGCCAACTGGCCGACGCCGCCAAGGGTTACGCCGCGCAAACCGCGATGCTGCGCGAACTGGTCGCCAGCGAACCCGAAGCCGACGCATGGCGGCGCAAGCTGGCGACCTCGCTGCTGCGCAGTTCGGTGCTCGCGCTCGATCGCGGCCTGGCCGACGATGCCGAAAACGAAATCGCCGAAGCGATCCGCCTGCTCGGCGCGCTGGTCGAACAACAACCCGACAATCGCGACTGGCGCCGCAACCTCGGCCATGCCTACGCGCATGCCGGCTGGGTCGCGCACCTGCGCGGCGCGCCCGCGCTGGCCGACGAGCGCCTGCGCCGCGCGCAGCAGGTGCTCGCGCCGCTGTTGCAGCAGACCGAACCGCTGCCGGACTGGCGCGTGCTCGACCTGATGGTGCGGCTGCGCATGGACCAGGTCGCCTCGGCGCCGCCGCAGGCCGCGATCGATCGCCTGGTCGCCGACCTCGACGCGCTGCACCGGCAAACGCCGGACGACCCGCCGATCGTGTCGATGCTCGCGCGCAGCCTGGTCTGGCGCGGCGAACGCTACCAGCGCGCCGGCGACGACGCGCGCGCGCGCGCCGACTGGAACCGGGTGCGCGAACTGCTCGCCAAGCGCGTGACCGACAGCCGCGACCGCAATCTGCTCGAAGCCTGGGTGCGCACCCAGGTCCACCTGGGCACGCGCGCGCAAGCGTCCACCCAGATCGCCTGGCTGCAACGCGCCGGCTACCGCCATCCCGGCTTCGTCGAGTTCTACTAA